In the genome of Drosophila subpulchrella strain 33 F10 #4 breed RU33 chromosome 2L, RU_Dsub_v1.1 Primary Assembly, whole genome shotgun sequence, one region contains:
- the LOC119547513 gene encoding WD repeat-containing protein 82 isoform X1, which yields MSIRLNDDAMRQFRVAKVFQETDEHKLSLDFSPDGRRLLSCDHSALSVFSSTRQTELCQVHMHHYLPEVACFTQQDTRALHSTSKYDFAIRCLDLETRHCVRSFSGHSKSVHRLASQPGNDNVFVSVGRDDQVYVWDFRSSTHIHHMKKLQGPLCAFDPAGLVLATSTDTERIEIHDVRMLGEQPCLKFVYQVNDKAKWTQLQFAPNGKTMLLSTDHSWCFSVSAFDGTFQQSFTGYANQLRQSLDATYTPDSQFILSGADEGRIHIWRAEDGYPVAVLKGNNVGPVRCLRFNPRATMFVSSDLLLAFWMPMANGVYDWVERLPPGETVSFKDEELDEKEVEPLKPPIAMPQPLVDMALIRTRLNRKRTRSQVPIVDLTKQPDKKDTLEEGEITDD from the exons ATGTCTATAAGGTTGAACGACGATGCCATGCGGCAGTTCCGGGTGGCCAAGGTGTTCCAGGAGACGGACGAGCACAAGCTCTCGCTGGACTTCTCCCCGGACGGACGACGCCTGCTGTCCTGCGACCACTCGGCCCTCTCGGTCTTCAGCAGCACTCGGCAGACGGAGCTCTGCCAGGTGCACATGCACCACTACCTTCCCGAGGTGGCCTGCTTCACCCAGCAGGACACTCGCGCCCTGCACTCCACCTCAAAG TATGACTTTGCCATCCGTTGTCTGGACCTCGAAACCCGTCACTGCGTCCGAAGTTTTAGTGGTCATTCGAAAAGTGTCCACCGATTGGCCTCTCAGCCGGGAAACGACAACGTCTTCGTCAGCGTGGGACGGGATGATCAGGTTTATGTGTGGGACTTCCGATCCTCCACCCATATTCATCACATGAAGAAGCTGCAAGGACCTCTGTGCGCCTTCGATCCTGCCGGCTTGGTCCTGGCCACCAGTACGGATACGGAACGAATCGAGATCCATGATGTGCGGATGCTGGGCGAGCAGCCTTGCTTGAAGTTCGTCTACCAGGTAAATGACAAGGCCAAGTGGACACAGCTGCAGTTTGCTCCGAATGGAAAGACTATGCTCCTGAGCACCGATCACTCCTGGTGCTTCAGTGTCTCAGCCTTCGATGGCACATTTCAGCAGTCCTTTACAGGTTATGCGAATCAGTTGAGACAGTCCCTGGATGCCACCTATACGCCGGACTCGCAGTTTATACTTTCTGGAGCCGATGAGGGTAGAATTCACATTTGGCGGGCTGAAGATGGATATCCCGTGGCCGTTCTTAAAGGAAATAATGTGGGTCCTGTGCGATGTCTGCGGTTCAATCCGCGGGCCACCATGTTTGTGAGCAGTGATTTGCTGCTAGCCTTCTGGATGCCCATGGCCAATGGGGTTTACGATTGGGTGGAACGCCTGCCGCCTGGAGAAACGGTTTCTTTTAAGGATGAGGAGCTTGATGAGAAGGAAGTGGAGCCTCTCAAGCCTCCCATTGCCATGCCCCAACCCTTGGTGGATATGGCACTGATAAGAACGAGATTGAATAGAAAACGGACACGCTCCCAAGTTCCCATAGTAGACCTCACCAAACAACCAGATAAAAAGGACACCTTGGAAGAAGGCGAAATAACCGATGACTGA
- the LOC119547513 gene encoding WD repeat-containing protein 82 isoform X2 produces the protein MNKRILYDFAIRCLDLETRHCVRSFSGHSKSVHRLASQPGNDNVFVSVGRDDQVYVWDFRSSTHIHHMKKLQGPLCAFDPAGLVLATSTDTERIEIHDVRMLGEQPCLKFVYQVNDKAKWTQLQFAPNGKTMLLSTDHSWCFSVSAFDGTFQQSFTGYANQLRQSLDATYTPDSQFILSGADEGRIHIWRAEDGYPVAVLKGNNVGPVRCLRFNPRATMFVSSDLLLAFWMPMANGVYDWVERLPPGETVSFKDEELDEKEVEPLKPPIAMPQPLVDMALIRTRLNRKRTRSQVPIVDLTKQPDKKDTLEEGEITDD, from the exons ATGAACAAAAGAATATTG TATGACTTTGCCATCCGTTGTCTGGACCTCGAAACCCGTCACTGCGTCCGAAGTTTTAGTGGTCATTCGAAAAGTGTCCACCGATTGGCCTCTCAGCCGGGAAACGACAACGTCTTCGTCAGCGTGGGACGGGATGATCAGGTTTATGTGTGGGACTTCCGATCCTCCACCCATATTCATCACATGAAGAAGCTGCAAGGACCTCTGTGCGCCTTCGATCCTGCCGGCTTGGTCCTGGCCACCAGTACGGATACGGAACGAATCGAGATCCATGATGTGCGGATGCTGGGCGAGCAGCCTTGCTTGAAGTTCGTCTACCAGGTAAATGACAAGGCCAAGTGGACACAGCTGCAGTTTGCTCCGAATGGAAAGACTATGCTCCTGAGCACCGATCACTCCTGGTGCTTCAGTGTCTCAGCCTTCGATGGCACATTTCAGCAGTCCTTTACAGGTTATGCGAATCAGTTGAGACAGTCCCTGGATGCCACCTATACGCCGGACTCGCAGTTTATACTTTCTGGAGCCGATGAGGGTAGAATTCACATTTGGCGGGCTGAAGATGGATATCCCGTGGCCGTTCTTAAAGGAAATAATGTGGGTCCTGTGCGATGTCTGCGGTTCAATCCGCGGGCCACCATGTTTGTGAGCAGTGATTTGCTGCTAGCCTTCTGGATGCCCATGGCCAATGGGGTTTACGATTGGGTGGAACGCCTGCCGCCTGGAGAAACGGTTTCTTTTAAGGATGAGGAGCTTGATGAGAAGGAAGTGGAGCCTCTCAAGCCTCCCATTGCCATGCCCCAACCCTTGGTGGATATGGCACTGATAAGAACGAGATTGAATAGAAAACGGACACGCTCCCAAGTTCCCATAGTAGACCTCACCAAACAACCAGATAAAAAGGACACCTTGGAAGAAGGCGAAATAACCGATGACTGA
- the LOC119547189 gene encoding uncharacterized protein LOC119547189, which produces MFLQVFLNNANLSRKTVFVNVKQNFNVSDLKLELFKSVKIPVPRQVIEFSGTILTDDFLVANAHNKNGVDLFAYDGQKLVCRLRFRDKKELKESLLISMMSRNNEKPLDAQSELVGSADGSSSASSPTSSICSSAKSTRIPVFACVRPFVNEQSCGDSCQVNCCDEGGVGRPSYARIMPEDRWYGVVITNEGDPCDCNFDCVLQHLVESFHSAVDVATLSFSQCTPAVSFECFLLMECRDSDTSDWLQRAMRPMNPPYLCSTFIEHFELVRCSFVVPMVVERELCRIFHIMEKQNCGLDSSKWCVVRKTALDSCSEDYAKKVVFDGFPNYELVVYMDNCSKVYIEKQCGKLLFLMWHLSVDFD; this is translated from the coding sequence ATGTTTTTGCaggtatttttaaataatgcaAACCTGTCCAGGAAAACAGTATTTGTTAATGTTAAGCAAAATTTTAATGTGTCTGACCTAAAATTGGAGCTATTTAAAAGTGTCAAAATTCCAGTTCCACGACAAGTAATCGAGTTTAGCGGTACGATCCTTACGGATGATTTCTTGGTAGCCAATGCTCACAACAAGAACGGAGTGGACCTTTTCGCCTACGACGGCCAAAAGCTGGTTTGTCGCTTGCGTTTTCGCGACAAAAAGGAGCTTAAGGAGAGTCTCCTCATCTCAATGATGTCTCGGAATAACGAAAAGCCTCTGGACGCTCAATCCGAGTTAGTCGGTTCGGCAGATGGTTCCTCCTCAGCCTCAAGTCCTACTTCAAGCATCTGTAGCTCCGCCAAGTCAACCCGGATCCCGGTTTTCGCCTGCGTTCGTCCCTTCGTGAATGAGCAGAGCTGCGGAGATTCGTGTCAGGTCAATTGCTGTGACGAGGGCGGAGTGGGTCGTCCTTCCTACGCCAGGATCATGCCGGAGGATCGGTGGTACGGGGTCGTGATCACCAACGAGGGCGACCCGTGCGACTGCAACTTCGACTGCGTCCTGCAGCACCTGGTGGAATCTTTCCATTCGGCGGTGGATGTGGCTACGCTCAGTTTCAGCCAGTGCACTCCTGCCGTGTCCTTCGAGTGCTTCCTGCTAATGGAGTGCCGGGACAGCGACACCAGCGACTGGCTGCAGCGCGCCATGCGACCTATGAACCCGCCCTACCTGTGCAGCACCTTCATAGAGCATTTCGAACTGGTCAGGTGCTCCTTCGTCGTCCCCATGGTCGTCGAGCGAGAGCTGTGCCGCATCTTCCACATCATGGAGAAGCAGAACTGCGGCTTGGATTCGAGTAAATGGTGCGTCGTTCGAAAGACTGCTCTGGACTCCTGCTCCGAGGACTATGCAAAGAAGGTAGTCTTCGACGGGTTCCCCAATTACGAACTGGTTGTTTACATGGACAACTGCTCGAAGGTCTACATAGAGAAGCAATGTGGGAAGCTTTTATTCTTAATGTGGCACCTATCCGTTGACTTTGATTGA
- the LOC119547549 gene encoding uncharacterized protein LOC119547549 translates to MDHRIAVFGGLLLVAFLVCSEAPIVKMTNVFCESYNKSWVVIHYCRLKAYSRNKTSLHINSTFIEPANNIFLHLKMMLKASGYKPFLFDYTFDGCEFMRKRNHPFSKIIWNLIKNVSTVNHTCPYVGLQVVSDFHRIEIPISLPTGEYLLLMDWIFDGKPQYATNVDFTFVEDLFPKSSTHG, encoded by the exons ATGGATCATAGAATTGCAGTTTTTGGAGGATTGTTGCTAGTTGCTTTTCTAGTCTGTAGT GAGGCTCCAATTGTTAAAATGACAAATGTCTTTTGTGAGTCATACAACAAATCGTGGGTTGTCATTCATTATTGCCGCCTGAAGGCATATTCCCGAAACAAGACCAGCTTGCATATAAATTCAACGTTTATAGAGCCAGCCAATAACATATTCCTTCATTTGAAGATGATGCTGAAGGCCAGTGGATATAAACcgtttttatttgattatacCTTCGATGGCTGCGAGTTTATGAGAAAACGAAACCATCCCTTTTCCAAGATCATCTGGAATTTGATTAAGAATGTATCGACGGTGAACCACACCTGTCCTTATGTG GGCTTACAAGTGGTTAGCGATTTCCATCGTATTGAAATTCCTATAAGTCTACCAACTGGAGAGTACTTACTTTTAATGGATTGGATATTCGATGGTAAGCCGCAGTATGCCACAAATGTTGATTTTACATTTGTAGAGGATCTATTCCCGAAAAGCTCAACTCACGGATGA
- the LOC119547141 gene encoding uncharacterized protein LOC119547141, translated as MFLQVFSNDLNKFRHTVFINVKPNFSVANLKFELFKSVKIPVQRQVIMFLGAILADDFPVARAFNRNRADLQAFDGQKLVCVLRFRDKMEFKETLSTSSSMMSRKNERPRDAQSEFVGLADGCSSASSSASSTSSSEESTPTPSSASVSSTVNEQSCGDPCQVNCCDEGGEGRPPYARVMPEDRRYGVVITNECNPCDCNFDCVLQHLVESFHSAVDVATLSFSQCTPAVSFECLLLMVCRDSDTSDWLQRAMRPMSPTYLCTTFIKHFELVRCSFVVPMVVERELCRIFHIMEKQNCGLDLSKWCVVRKTALDPCSEDYARRVIFDGYPNYELVVYMDNCSKDYILHHCGKILFIMWHLPVDFSTDLPCQ; from the coding sequence ATGTTTTTGCAAGTATTTTCCAATGATCTAAACAAGTTTAGGCATACAGTCTTTATTAATGTTAAACCAAATTTTAGTGTAGCCAATCTTAAATTTGAGTTGTTTAAAAGTGTCAAAATTCCAGTTCAACGACAAGTGATCATGTTCCTCGGTGCGATCCTCGCAGACGACTTTCCTGTAGCAAGGGCTTTCAACCGAAATAGAGCGGACTTGCAGGCCTTCGATGGTCAAAAACTGGTTTGTGTTTTGCGTTTTCGCGACAAAATGGAGTTTAAGGAGACTCTGTCAACCTCATCTTCAATGATGTCTCGGAAAAACGAAAGGCCTCGTGACGCTCAATCCGAGTTCGTCGGTTTGGCAGACGGTTGCTCCTCAGCCTCAAGTTCTGCTTCAAGTACCAGTAGCTCTGAAGAGTCAACCCCGACCCCGAGTTCGGCCTCTGTTTCTTCCACCGTGAATGAGCAGAGCTGCGGAGATCCGTGTCAGGTCAATTGCTGTGACGAGGGCGGAGAGGGTCGTCCCCCCTACGCCAGGGTCATGCCAGAGGATCGGCGGTATGGGGTCGTGATAACCAACGAGTGCAACCCGTGCGACTGCAACTTCGACTGCGTTCTGCAGCACCTGGTGGAATCTTTCCATTCGGCGGTGGATGTAGCCACTCTGAGCTTTAGCCAGTGCACTCCTGCCGTGTCCTTCGAATGCCTCCTGCTGATGGTGTGCCGGGATAGCGACACCAGTGACTGGCTCCAGCGCGCCATGCGACCTATGAGCCCAACCTACCTGTGCACCACCTTTATAAAACACTTTGAGCTGGTCAGGTGCTCCTTCGTCGTCCCCATGGTCGTCGAGCGAGAGCTGTGCCGCATCTTCCACATCATGGAGAAGCAGAACTGCGGTCTGGATCTGAGTAAATGGTGCGTCGTTCGAAAGACTGCTCTGGACCCCTGCTCCGAGGACTATGCTAGGAGGGTAATCTTCGACGGGTACCCCAATTACGAACTGGTAGTTTACATGGACAACTGCTCGAAGGATTATATTCTTCACCATTGTGGAAAGATTTTATTCATAATGTGGCACCTACCCGTCGATTTTTCAACCGATCTGCCATGCCAGTAG
- the LOC119547661 gene encoding probable cytochrome P450 309a1 translates to MLTLVGLFLTFVHVSFAGIYFYLTWHHKYWKKRGVVTAEPLTILGTYPGILVNKSRSLILDVQDVYNKYKGKYRAVGTFITRQPQLLILDPTLAHEVLVDKFSHFRDTITSSFVGHNPDEKYAERSPFFSAGEEWKRRRTENAGGLTPNRLKQAFTIWEQSGRKLVEYIEKARREKGDVIETRDLSYRFTADTMADFIWGIDAGSLSGKVGEIGAFQKTSTDWTVYAFSSMIRFNKSLVATFVRKLFGMRFFTKASEEFFLRLTQDAVKLRQGGCTEGRTDYLSHLIQLQERGNTIHDSVGHALTVHLDGYETSGAVLYHMLYSLSEHLDEQEKLRSEILDALASDGNISYEKLNGLPYLEQCLNESLRLTTPIGFFIRICTKPTQLDLGNGKTVDLEPGTTVMVPAFQYHHDDDIYPEASEFRPDRFENGAASVFNKRGCYLPFGDGPRICLGMRVGQLSVKTAIVHILSNYLVEQTKKVPLGADTGLGIFLNGDVELKYTKLKI, encoded by the exons ATGTTGACCCTAGTGGGTTTGTTCTTGACCTTTGTGCACGTGTCCTTCGCTGGGATATATTTTTACCTCACTTGGCACCACAAGTATTGGAAAAAGCGTGGTGTGGTCACTGCCGAACCACTGACCATTTTGGGAACCTATCCGGGCATTCTAGTCAACAAGAGCCGCAGTCTTATACTCGATGTTCAGGATGTCTATAA TAAATACAAAGGTAAATACAGGGCTGTTGGAACTTTCATCACTCGACAGCCGCAACTTCTCATTTTGGATCCCACGCTGGCCCATGAGGTTTTGGTGGACAAGTTCAGCCATTTTCGGGACACCATAACCAGCAGTTTTGTGGGCCACAATCCAGATGAGAAATACGCGGAGAGGTCGCCCTTTTTCAGCGCTGGTGAGGAGTGGAAACGAAGGCGTACTGAAAATGCGGGAGGATTAACACCCAATCGACTGAAACAGGCCTTCACCATTTGGGAGCAGAGTGGCCGGAAGCTCGTGGAGTACATAGAAAAGGCGAGGCGGGAAAAAGGCGATGTCATCGAAACTAGAGAT CTATCCTATCGTTTTACGGCCGACACAATGGCGGATTTTATATGGGGCATTGATGCGGGTTCACTTAGCGGCAAAGTTGGAGAGATCGGGGCCTTCCAGAAGACCTCCACGGACTGGACCGTCTATGCCTTTAGCTCGATGATCCGATTCAACAAGAGTCTGGTGGCCACCTTTGTGCGAAAACTGTTCGGCATGCGATTTTTCACCAAGGCTTCGGAGGAGTTCTTCCTGCGATTGACCCAGGATGCAGTGAAACTCCGGCAAGGTGGATGTACGGAGGGTCGCACGGACTACCTATCCCATCTCATCCAGCTGCAAGAGCGGGGAAATACCATTCACGACTCCGTGGGTCACGCCCTCACCGTTCACTTGGACGGATACGAAACCTCCGGAGCAGTTCTCTACCACATGCTCTATTCG CTGAGCGAGCACCTCGACGAGCAGGAAAAACTGCGATCGGAAATACTAGATGCCTTGGCCTCCGATGGGAATATCAGCTACGAAAAGCTCAATGGCCTGCCCTATCTGGAGCAATGCTTGAATG AATCTCTTCGACTGACCACTCCCATTGGGTTCTTTATACGGATCTGCACAAAGCCCACCCAGCTGGACTTGGGCAATGGGAAAACCGTGGACTTGGAACCAGGCACTACAGTGATGGTCCCTGCCTTTCAGTACCACCACGATGATGACATCTATCCGGAGGCCAGTGAATTTAGGCCAGATAGATTTGAGAATGGAGCAGCGAGTGTCTTTAACAAACGTGGATGTTATCTGCCCTTCGGTGATGGTCCTCGCATTTGCTTAG GTATGCGAGTGGGTCAACTGAGTGTTAAGACTGCCATCGTGCACATCCTTTCCAATTATCTGGTGGAGCAGACCAAAAAGGTGCCCCTGGGCGCAGACACCGGCTTGGGGATCTTCCTCAATGGCGATGTCGAACTGAAATAtacaaaattgaaaatataa
- the LOC119547660 gene encoding probable cytochrome P450 309a2 gives MLPENRSFGFRPFDQYWSRGGGSCRNKERGNMYILVSLALILLHLLVLPIYLYLTWHHKYWRKRGLITARPLTLLGTYPGLLTRKSNLVEDVQKIYDKYKGKHRAVGVFVTRQPQILVLDPELAHEVLVGNFRCYKDSLTSSYIRHAKWDKYAKLNPFWASGRSWRHLRSDAQAGITGNRLKQAYNIWEQGGKMLTDYMTQQVTEKNNILETRDLCFRYTAHVMADFIWGIDAGTLTRPLEKPNKVQEMASKWTSYCFYMLSIFMASIVAPCSRLLLRFRFYPKETDEFFSNLTKESIELRLKGGGDSSRTDYLSHLLQLRDQKQATHDDLVGHALTVMLDGYDTTGTALLHALYYLAESPTVQQKLRMEILNSVESEKSLDFDKLCSLPYLEQVVYESLRLSSLIPQYTKVCTFPTIIQLNEFKRLDVEDGMTIMIPNYQFHHDKQYFPEPEAFKPERFDNGAYQELMRKGIFIPFSDGPRICMGIPLALLTLKSAIVHILSDFQVVRGKERLSPKGDAGFGVVLQGDVNLEYRRFLR, from the exons ATGCTGCCGGAGAATCGCAGCTTCGGCTTTCGACCGTTCGATCAGTATTGGTCGAGAGGCGGTGGAAGCTGCAGAAACAAGGAGCGCGGCAATATGTACATCCTGGTATCGTTGGCCCTGATCCTTCTGCACCTCCTGGTGCTGCCCATCTATTTGTACCTCACCTGGCACCACAAATACTGGCGTAAGCGCGGTCTGATCACAGCCCGACCTTTGACCCTGCTGGGCACATATCCGGGTTTGCTCACCAGAAAGAGCAATCTGGTGGAGGATGTGCAGAAAATATACGA CAAATACAAGGGAAAACATCGAGCTGTGGGCGTTTTTGTGACCCGTCAGCCGCAGATCTTGGTTCTCGATCCGGAACTGGCCCACGAAGTGCTGGTAGGGAACTTCCGCTGCTACAAGGACTCGCTGACTAGTTCATATATCAGACATGCCAAATGGGACAAGTATGCCAAGCTGAATCCTTTCTGGGCATCCGGACGATCTTGGAGGCACCTCCGTTCGGATGCACAGGCAGGAATCACGGGAAATCGCCTAAAGCAGGCCTATAACATCTGGGAGCAGGGTGGAAAGATGCTAACTGACTATATGACCCAGCAGGTGACGGAGAAAAACAATATCCTAGAGACCAGGGAT CTCTGCTTTCGTTATACCGCACATGTGATGGCGGATTTCATCTGGGGCATCGATGCTGGGACCTTAACCCGTCCCCTGGAGAAGCCCAATAAGGTGCAGGAGATGGCCAGCAAGTGGACCAGTTACTGCTTCTACATGCTATCCATCTTCATGGCCTCCATTGTGGCACCCTGTAGTCGTCTGTTGCTCCGATTCCGTTTCTATCCCAAGGAAACCGATGAGTTTTTCTCCAATCTTACCAAGGAATCCATTGAGTTGCGATTGAAGGGTGGTGGTGATTCCTCTCGAACGGATTATCTGTCGCATTTGCTCCAGCTTCGTGATCAAAAACAGGCCACCCACGATGATCTAGTGGGTCATGCCCTCACCGTGATGTTAGATGGATACGACACCACGGGCACGGCTCTCCTCCATGCCCTATACTAT ttgGCTGAGAGCCCGACTGTTCAGCAGAAGCTGCGAATGGAAATCCTCAACAGCGTGGAGTCCGAAAAGAGTCTTGACTTTGACAAGCTGTGCTCGCTGCCCTATTTGGAGCAAGTTGTCTATG AATCCCTACGCCTTAGCAGTTTGATACCGCAGTACACAAAAGTCTGCACATTTCCCACGATTATTCAGCTCAATGAATTTAAACGGCTGGATGTTGAAGATGGCATGACTATCATGATACCGAATTACCAGTTTCATCATGATAAGCAATATTTTCCCGAGCCCGAAGCATTCAAACCAGAGCGTTTTGATAATGGTGCATATCAGGAATTAATGCGAAAGGGTATATTTATTCCATTTAGCGATGGTCCGCGTATTTGCATGG GCATTCCTCTGGCTTTGCTGACCCTGAAATCAGCTATTGTTCACATTCTCAGCGATTTTCAAGTGGTGCGTGGAAAGGAACGGCTGTCACCCAAGGGAGATGCTGGATTTGGAGTCGTTCTGCAGGGAGATGTGAATCTGGAGTACCGCCGGTTTTTGAGATAG
- the LOC119547551 gene encoding accessory gland protein Acp29AB-like, giving the protein MLNHTAVLFFVLLTGSHYGSLAGSEDLEIQNPWDNLFQIQNPWDNLSTLLKNIPKKTEFPPPKFRLIGSRYFYIEQQIEQNWTTAASTCRQMGGYLAAIKDEEEAQAIIARLSPFVFYYVGINDHEIKRSFVSLASGKPAFLKWSKGEPDYVFHDQNCVSIFNFNDNDEGLMLGPCSNKHNFICQADVEI; this is encoded by the coding sequence ATGCTTAATCACACAGCCGTACTGTTCTTCGTTTTATTGACTGGTAGTCATTATGGATCCTTGGCAGGATCTGAGGACCTAGAGATTCAAAATCCTTGGGACAACTTATTCCAAATCCAAAATCCTTGGGACAACTTATCAACCTTACTAAAAAACATACCCAAAAAGACGGAATTCCCGCCGCCAAAGTTTCGGCTTATCGGCTCTAGGTATTTCTACATCGAACAACAAATCGAACAAAATTGGACCACTGCTGCCAGTACCTGTCGTCAAATGGGCGGATATCTGGCCGCGATTAAGGACGAAGAGGAGGCGCAGGCCATCATTGCGAGACTCAGTCCATTTGTTTTCTACTACGTGGGCATCAACGATCACGAAATAAAGAGAAGCTTTGTGTCCTTAGCCTCTGGCAAGCCAGCCTTTTTAAAGTGGAGTAAGGGTGAACCGGATTACGTCTTTCATGACCAGAACTGCgtttcaatttttaatttcaatgaCAATGACGAAGGCCTGATGTTGGGGCCTTGCTCCAACAAACATAACTTTATTTGCCAGGCAGATGTCgaaatttaa
- the LOC119548468 gene encoding cell cycle checkpoint protein RAD1, whose amino-acid sequence MAEETQSPYGEYKFVARLDHIKTFNQAIKSICFNDYGMLQVSEDGLRITVEQGKSIQATLFMPPGAFKEFFVQDFQSFGLKMNVLSECLNLFGSADCSLRMMFRDQGDPLRITLYPYEDEDVSTECAIKTMDCEEPIDYDKNLKDTDVNVIFVRGPNLSKVFHELEKSAEEFEFVTSPDRPHFKITTVGIMQAVFSVEVAKTSPMMMMFNCKETVVARYKSQQIRMTNKAMQSATKVAIKTNSIGLLELHLVMQGEGQEEIFVQFFIIPLLHTDYA is encoded by the exons ATGGCCGAAGAGACGCAATCGCCCTACGGCGAATACAAGTTCGTCGCGCGCTTGGATCACATTAAGACCTTTAACCAGGCCATAAAGTCCATTTGCTTCAATGAT TACGGCATGTTGCAGGTGTCCGAAGATGGACTGCGCATCACCGTGGAGCAGGGCAAGTCTATTCAGGCCACACTCTTCATGCCGCCGGGCGCCTTCAAGGAGTTCTTTGTGCAGGACTTCCAGAGCTTTGGCCTGAAGATGAATGTGCTGTCCGAATGCCTAAATCTCTTCGGATCCGCCGACTGCAGCCTGAGGATGATGTTCAGGGATCAGGGCGATCCACTGAGAATAACCCTGTACCCCTACGAGGATGAGGACGTGAGCACCGAGTGCGCCATCAAAACAATGGACTGCGAGGAACCCATTGACTACGACAAGAACCTGAAGGATACGGATGTTAATGTTATTTTTGTTAGGGGACCGAATCTATCGAAAGTTTTCCACGAACTGGAGAAATCGGCAGAGGAATTTGAGTTTGTAACATCGCCCGATCGACCGCACTTCAAGATCACCACCGTGGGAATCATGCAGGCGGTTTTCAGCGTCGAGGTGGCAAAGACCAGTCCCATGATGATGATGTTCAACTGCAAGGAGACGGTGGTCGCTCGCTACAAGAGCCAGCAGATCCGAATGACCAACAAGGCGATGCAGTCGGCCACCAAGGTGGCCATTAAAACGAACTCCATTGGCCTTCTGGAACTGCACCTGGTGATGCAGGGCGAGGGCCAGGAGGAGATTTTTGTCCAGTTCTTCATTATACCCCTGCTCCACACGGATTATGCCTGA